Proteins from a genomic interval of Phocoena phocoena chromosome 20, mPhoPho1.1, whole genome shotgun sequence:
- the EXOSC5 gene encoding exosome complex component RRP46 has translation MERVMQTETKIRAESGIESGPRGPGCSLRNFACEQNLLSRPDGSASFLQGDTSVLAGVYGPAEVKVSKEIFNKATLEVTLRPKIGLPGVAEKSRERLIRNTCEAVVLGALHPRTSITVVLQVVSDAGSLLACCLNAACMALVDAGVPMRALFCGVTCALDSDGTLLLDPTAKQEKEARAVLTFALDSVERKLLMSTTKGLYSDAELQQCLAAAQAASQHVFRFYRESLQRRYSKS, from the exons ATGGAGAGAGTGATGCAGACTGAGACTAAGATCCGCGCTGAGTCTGGAATAGAGTCCGGCCCTCGGGGTCCCGGTTGTAGCCTCCGGAACTTTGCCTGCGAACAGAATTTGTTGTCCCGGCCCGATGGCTCGGCCTCTTTCCTGCAAG GGGATACCTCCGTCCTGGCAGGCGTGTACGGGCCAGCAGAGGTGAAAGTCAGCAAAGAGATCTTCAACAAGGCCACACTGGAGGTGACCCTGAGGCCGAAGATCGGTCTGCCTG GCGTAGCGGAGAAGAGCCGGGAGCGGCTGATCAGAAACACGTGTGAAGCGGTGGTGCTGGGAGCTCTGCACCCCCGCACCTCCATAACCGTGGTGCTGCAGGTCGTCAGCGATGCTGGCTCT CTCCTGGCCTGTTGCCTGAATGCCGCCTGCATGGCACTGGTGGACGCAGGTGTGCCCATGCGGGCCCTCTTCTGTGGGGTCACCTGTGCTCTGGACTCTGATGGGACCCTCCTGCTGGACCCCACAGCCAAGCAAGAAAAG GAGGCCCGGGCAGTCCTGACCTTTGCACTTGACAGCGTGGAACGGAAGCTGCTGATGTCCACCACTAAGGGGCTCTACTCTGATGCTGAG ctCCAGCAGTGCCTGGCTGCAGCCCAGGCTGCCTCCCAGCACGTCTTCCGCTTCTACCGGGAATCTCTGCAGAGGCGTTACTCCAAGAGCTGA
- the TMEM91 gene encoding transmembrane protein 91 — MDNPSLPDLQQPLLVGVGGEPPVQKPGEPEPGPPFRETAFAESLRDWQFLPPSLPSVSAVLGEPGLPDLEDVSSSDSDSDWDGGGLLSPLLPHDHLGLAVFSMLCCFWPVGIAAFCLAQKTNKAWAKGDVQGAGAASRRAFLLGVLAVGLGVCMYAAALVTLAAYLACRDPP; from the exons ATGGACAACCCCAGTCTTCCAGATCTCCAACAGCCTCTGCTGGTGGGTGTAGGCGGTGAGCCCCCTGTCCAGAAGCCTGGCGAGCCTGAGCCAGGGCCTCCCTTTCGAGAGACAGCCTTTGCAGAATCACTGAGGGATTGGCAGTTCCTGCCACCATCTCTTCCTTCTGTGAGTGCTGTACTTGGGGAGCCAGGGCTCCCTGACCTTGAG GATGTGTCATCCAGTGACAGTGACTCGGACTGGGATGGGGGCGGCCTTCTCTCCCCACTCCTACCCCACGACCACCTTGGCTTGGCTGTCTTCTCCATGCTGTGCTGTTTCTGGCCCGTGGGCATTGCCGCCTTCTGCCTGGCCCAGAAG ACCAACAAGGCTTGGGCCAAGGGGGACGTCCAGGGGGCAGGGGCCGCCTCCCGCCGCGCCTTCCTGCTGGGGGTCCTGGCCGTCGGGCTGGGCGTGTGCATGTACGCGGCCGCCCTGGTGACCCTGGCCGCCTACCTCGCCTGCCGGGACCCGCCCTAG